A single genomic interval of Sebastes umbrosus isolate fSebUmb1 chromosome 9, fSebUmb1.pri, whole genome shotgun sequence harbors:
- the polr2g gene encoding DNA-directed RNA polymerase II subunit RPB7: MFYHISLEHEILLHPRYFGPNLLNTVKQKLFTEVEGTCTGKYGFVIAVTTIDNIGAGVIQPGRGFVLYPVKYKAIVFRPFKGEVVDAVVTQVNKVGLFTEIGPMSCFISRHSIPSEMEFDPNSNPPCYKTVDEDIVIQQDDEIRLKIVGTRVDKNDIFAIGSLMDDYLGLVS, translated from the exons ATGTTTTACCAT ATTTCTTTGGAGCATGAAATCCTGCTACACCCGAGGTATTTTGGCCCCAACCTCCTCAACACCGTGAAGCAGAAGCTTTTCACAGAAGTGGAGGGTACCTGCACTGGCAA GTATGGCTTCGTCATCGCAGTCACCACCATTGACAACATCGGGGCGGGTGTAATCCAGCCGGGGAGAGGATTTGTCCTCTACCCAGTCAAGTACAAGGCCATTGTGTTCCGCCCATTTAAAGGGGAGGTGGTTGACGCCGTGGTCACTCAGGTTAACAAG GTCGGATTGTTCACAGAAATTGGTCCCATGTCTTGCTTCATCTCTCGCCAT tCCATCCCTTCAGAAATGGAGTTTGACCCCAACTCCAATCCTCCTTGTTATAAGACAGTTGATGAG GACATTGTAATCCAGCAAGATGATGAGATCCGGCTAAAGATTGTGGGAACAAGAGTGGACAAGAATGACATC tttgccATTGGCTCTCTCATGGATGATTATCTGG GTCTTGTGAGCTAA
- the si:ch211-175m2.5 gene encoding uncharacterized protein si:ch211-175m2.5, with the protein MATKLVSKLFRPYVSTQLASLRSGCVSSRRIRHFSSDPPPENISRYPVPPKKDLPHDIVEVMEEVESKGGFLPNVFKALSHRPAEFRAFFAYYNELMSKETGGLTKADREMIVVATSIHNKCLYCVVSHSALHRIYSKKPTLSDQVVVNYENAELSPRERAMLDFAMAVCRSETITEQHFQSLEEVGFDREDAWDIAAIAAFFAMSNRLAHLTDMRPNLEFYNMGRIPKNKSKDKSK; encoded by the exons ATGGCGACTAAGCTCGTCTCCAAGTTATTTCGTCCCTATGTTTCCACACAGCTG GCGTCTCTCCGGTCGGGATGTGTCTCGTCTCGGAGGATCAGACATTTCTCCAGCGATCCGCCACCAGAGAACATCAGTCGGTATCCGGTTCCTCCCAAGAAAGACCTCCCGCATGATATagtggaggtgatggaggaagTGGAGTCAAAG GGAGGCTTTTTACCCAATGTCTTCAAAGCCCTCTCTCACAGACCAGCAGAGTTCAGAGCCTTCTTCGCTTACTACAATGAACTAATGAGCAAAGAGACAG GCGGGTTGACCAAGGCAGATCGTGAGATGATTGTAGTGGCTACCAGTATTCACAACAAATGTCTTTACTGTGTGGTATCCCACAGTGCATTGCACCGCATCTACTCCAAGAAACCCACTCTTTCCGATCAG GTCGTTGTTAACTACGAGAACGCAGAGCTGTCGCCTCGGGAGCGCGCCATGCTGGACTTTGCGATGGCCGTGTGTCGCAGCGAGACCATCACAGAGCAGCATTTCCAGTCTTTAGAGGAAGTGGGCTTTGACCGCGAGGATGCGTGGGACATCGCTGCCATCGCTGCTTTCTTTGCCATGTCCAACCGGCTCGCTCACCTCACCGACATGAGGCCGAACTTAGAATTTTATAACATGGGCCGTATACCCAAGAACAAGAGCAAGGACAAGAGCAAGtaa